Proteins encoded within one genomic window of Polaribacter sp. NJDZ03:
- a CDS encoding DEAD/DEAH box helicase family protein — MIAKYIVRNQTHKILMVLRPYQFYAVEKLVKQVQNNTENAYIWHTMGSCKTLTSFKASQIIMDLPK, encoded by the coding sequence ATGATTGCAAAGTATATTGTAAGAAACCAAACACATAAAATTTTAATGGTGTTAAGACCTTACCAATTTTATGCAGTAGAAAAACTAGTTAAACAAGTACAAAACAATACAGAAAACGCTTATATATGGCATACAATGGGTTCATGTAAAACATTAACCTCTTTTAAAGCAAGTCAAATTATTATGGATTTGCCCAAGTAG
- a CDS encoding bifunctional UDP-sugar hydrolase/5'-nucleotidase, producing MKRRNFIKQFGGASALVVGGFSLASFAEKQKRHITILHTNDTHSQIEPFKPNHSRNANKGGVARRATLIEQIRRENNNTLLLDAGDIFQGTPYFNYFGGELEFKLMSMLKYDVATIGNHDFDNSIEGLYKQLPNAKFDFVSANYDFKNTVLDTHVKPYKIIVKDGIKIGIFGLGIELEGLVSKKMYKETGYLNPVEITQDITNQLKNVEKCDLVICLSHLGYNYRRDPNKISDLSLAKITKNIDLIIGGHTHTFLPKPTIVKNIDGKNTLVNQVGAYGINLGRIDFYFDEQNNKTSKGTTILV from the coding sequence ATGAAAAGAAGAAATTTTATAAAACAATTTGGTGGAGCCTCTGCATTAGTAGTTGGTGGTTTTTCGTTGGCTTCTTTTGCAGAAAAACAAAAACGTCATATCACAATTTTACATACAAATGATACACATAGTCAAATAGAACCCTTTAAACCAAACCATAGCAGAAATGCAAATAAAGGTGGTGTTGCAAGAAGAGCCACTTTAATTGAGCAAATACGAAGAGAAAATAATAATACGTTATTATTAGATGCTGGTGATATTTTTCAAGGAACTCCTTATTTTAATTACTTTGGTGGCGAGCTTGAGTTTAAGTTAATGAGCATGCTAAAATACGATGTTGCAACTATAGGAAATCATGATTTTGATAACTCAATAGAAGGTTTATACAAGCAATTACCAAATGCTAAATTCGATTTTGTTTCCGCAAATTACGATTTTAAAAACACGGTTTTAGATACGCACGTAAAACCATATAAAATTATAGTTAAAGATGGTATTAAAATTGGCATTTTTGGCTTGGGTATTGAGTTAGAAGGTTTGGTTAGTAAAAAAATGTACAAAGAAACGGGTTACTTAAATCCTGTTGAAATTACTCAAGACATTACAAATCAATTAAAAAACGTAGAAAAATGCGATTTAGTAATCTGTTTATCGCATTTGGGGTATAATTATAGAAGAGATCCAAATAAAATATCTGATTTAAGTTTAGCAAAAATCACTAAAAATATAGACTTAATTATTGGAGGTCATACACATACATTTTTACCAAAACCAACTATCGTAAAAAATATTGATGGAAAAAACACACTTGTAAATCAAGTTGGCGCTTATGGTATTAATCTAGGAAGAATAGATTTTTATTTTGATGAACAAAATAATAAAACATCAAAAGGAACTACAATCTTAGTTTAG
- a CDS encoding 5'-nucleotidase C-terminal domain-containing protein has product MKTIHFICLFLLFASCKNTERSLTKITAKNITIDSTIVASAEIDNVIMPYKNKLIGEMERVLTYTAKDLTKQSTQMQSTLGNLMADLCVDIANPMFQKKANTSIDFSMFNSGGLRTSIGAGNVTKESAFKLMPFDNELVVVELTSDKVKELIQYFIQKKSAHPLSKNIDLLIKDDGFELKINGNKFDENKTYNVLTSDYLQTGGDGMDFFKNPKKLTNLNYKVRDAVIDYFEKTDTLKVGIDNRIKIQ; this is encoded by the coding sequence ATGAAAACAATCCATTTTATTTGTCTGTTTCTTTTATTTGCTTCATGTAAAAATACAGAAAGAAGCCTCACCAAAATAACAGCTAAAAATATTACTATTGATAGTACAATTGTTGCATCTGCAGAAATTGATAACGTTATTATGCCTTATAAAAATAAATTAATAGGCGAGATGGAAAGAGTTTTAACCTACACAGCTAAAGACTTAACCAAACAAAGCACTCAAATGCAAAGTACTTTAGGTAACTTAATGGCAGATTTATGTGTAGATATTGCAAACCCTATGTTTCAAAAAAAAGCAAACACTTCTATAGATTTTTCGATGTTTAATAGTGGTGGTTTAAGAACATCAATTGGTGCAGGAAATGTAACCAAAGAAAGTGCTTTTAAATTAATGCCTTTCGATAATGAACTTGTTGTAGTAGAATTAACAAGCGATAAAGTGAAAGAATTAATCCAATATTTTATTCAAAAAAAGAGTGCACATCCTTTATCAAAAAATATAGATTTATTAATAAAAGACGATGGTTTCGAATTAAAAATAAATGGTAATAAGTTCGATGAAAATAAAACATACAACGTTTTAACATCCGATTATTTACAAACTGGTGGAGATGGAATGGATTTCTTTAAAAACCCAAAGAAATTAACAAACCTTAATTATAAAGTAAGAGATGCTGTAATCGATTATTTTGAAAAAACAGATACTTTAAAAGTAGGAATTGATAATCGTATAAAAATTCAATAA
- a CDS encoding ABC transporter permease translates to MNIWNISLQNIKSKPLYTFLSVFILAISIALLLGILQLKRSFKNQIENNLGKIDVVIGAKGSPLQLVLASVLHIDNPTGNISYKEALRISKNPLIKLAVPISYGDNYKGFRIVGTTHNFTSLYNGELEKGHRVENSMEVILGNSVALKLNLKIGDTLLSSHGLIANSIEEHDGFLTVVGILKPTQKVIDRLIITSLESVWDVHNHKEEIHDEENDEEHNFNESHNEKEITSILINFKSPRGLLTFFRRINKQTNMQASLPKYELHKLYEYTSIGLQTISLIAYLILLISCITIFISLYKMIKEHAFDLAILRTYGASNFQLIKMVFYEGFIVVFSSFVLGLLLLKISLFVVLRFMESNNLQNMLLELYFKDVLQIGILILIMIIASVSLAIYPIIKMNISTILSNER, encoded by the coding sequence ATGAATATTTGGAATATTAGCCTTCAAAACATAAAATCTAAACCATTATACACTTTTTTAAGTGTTTTTATATTAGCCATAAGTATCGCTTTACTTTTAGGAATTTTACAATTAAAAAGGTCTTTTAAAAATCAAATAGAAAACAATTTAGGGAAAATAGATGTAGTAATTGGTGCTAAAGGAAGTCCGTTACAGCTTGTTTTGGCTTCCGTATTACATATAGACAATCCTACAGGGAATATTTCATACAAAGAAGCTCTTAGAATAAGTAAAAACCCTTTAATTAAACTTGCCGTACCAATTTCTTATGGTGATAATTATAAAGGTTTTAGAATTGTAGGAACCACCCATAATTTTACTTCTCTTTATAATGGTGAATTAGAAAAAGGACATCGTGTTGAAAATTCTATGGAAGTAATTTTAGGAAATTCTGTAGCTCTAAAATTAAATCTTAAAATAGGAGATACCTTATTAAGTTCTCATGGATTAATAGCAAATAGTATTGAAGAGCATGATGGTTTTTTAACTGTTGTGGGTATTTTAAAACCAACACAAAAAGTAATAGACCGCTTAATAATTACCAGTTTAGAAAGTGTTTGGGATGTACATAACCATAAAGAGGAGATACATGATGAAGAAAATGATGAGGAACATAATTTTAACGAGAGCCATAATGAAAAAGAAATTACGTCAATATTAATTAATTTTAAAAGTCCAAGAGGATTGCTTACGTTTTTTAGGCGAATTAACAAGCAAACTAATATGCAAGCTTCCTTACCTAAATACGAGTTACATAAACTGTATGAATACACAAGTATTGGTTTACAAACTATTTCTTTGATAGCTTATTTAATTCTTCTAATATCTTGTATTACAATATTTATAAGTCTTTATAAAATGATAAAAGAACATGCTTTTGATTTGGCAATTTTAAGAACTTATGGTGCTAGCAACTTTCAATTGATAAAAATGGTTTTTTATGAAGGATTTATCGTAGTATTTTCTTCATTTGTACTTGGGCTTTTACTATTAAAAATAAGCCTATTTGTAGTGCTTCGCTTTATGGAATCTAACAATCTACAAAACATGCTTTTAGAGTTATATTTTAAAGATGTATTACAAATAGGAATACTAATTTTAATAATGATAATTGCATCAGTTTCATTGGCTATATATCCAATCATAAAGATGAACATTTCAACAATTTTAAGCAATGAGAGATAA
- a CDS encoding ABC transporter ATP-binding protein, producing the protein MIQTENLTYQYKKKGAILSFPNIALEKGENLLILGGSGIGKTTLLHLLAGLLKPATGNICIDNTDLNTLKSNKLDTFRGEKIGLVFQKKHAITSLNVFHNLKARLLFSNTLVNNKKIEILLEQLGLSKLKKSKINELSEGQLQRLGIALSVIHNPQVILADEPTSSLDDKNCKIVIELLKNQAKQTNANLIVITHDHRIKPFFQNSITL; encoded by the coding sequence ATGATACAAACAGAGAATCTTACCTATCAATATAAAAAAAAAGGCGCTATTTTAAGTTTTCCAAATATCGCATTAGAGAAAGGAGAAAATTTACTCATTTTAGGTGGTTCAGGAATTGGAAAAACAACACTTTTACATCTTTTGGCAGGTTTATTAAAACCTGCTACAGGAAATATATGTATTGATAACACAGATTTAAATACTTTAAAAAGTAATAAATTAGATACATTTAGAGGTGAAAAAATAGGTCTTGTTTTTCAGAAAAAACACGCTATTACATCCTTAAATGTGTTTCATAATTTAAAAGCGCGTCTTTTGTTTAGTAATACTCTTGTAAATAATAAAAAGATTGAAATCTTATTAGAACAATTGGGGTTGTCTAAACTAAAAAAAAGTAAAATTAACGAACTTAGTGAAGGGCAATTGCAACGATTAGGAATTGCCTTATCAGTTATACATAATCCACAAGTTATTTTAGCCGATGAACCAACTTCTAGTTTAGATGATAAAAACTGTAAAATTGTTATTGAATTGCTAAAAAATCAGGCGAAACAAACAAATGCCAATTTAATAGTGATTACACACGACCATAGAATTAAACCATTTTTCCAAAACTCTATTACATTATGA
- a CDS encoding GTP-binding protein, translated as MKKLPVTVLSGFLGAGKTTLLNHILHNKEGLKVAVIVNDMSEVNIDAQFIENENTLSRTEEKLVEMSNGCICCTLREDLMIEVEKLAAQNKFDYLLIESTGISEPIPVAQTFTFESEDGKIDLSRFSYIDTMVTVVDAFNFLKDFSSADYLTSRELTNIEGDNRTIVNLLTDQIEFANVILINKIDLVSEDQLEELRAIIHKLNPEASIIITEKSKVVLESVLNTRLFDYEKAEASAGWIKELENDHVPETEEYGISSFVYRSKKPFHPDRFLNYLNQRFPQNIIRSKGLFWLASRSNQALVWSSAGGSCKADNAGVWWASKSFSERINAASFAENKDQIESDWDLVFGDRKIELVFIGQHLDKEGMIRQLNTCLLTDEELKLWKNELFTQKDQWPIAV; from the coding sequence ATGAAAAAATTACCAGTAACAGTATTAAGTGGCTTTTTAGGGGCAGGAAAAACAACTTTACTAAATCATATATTACACAATAAAGAAGGCTTAAAAGTAGCCGTAATTGTAAATGATATGAGTGAAGTAAATATAGACGCTCAATTTATTGAAAATGAAAATACGCTTTCTAGAACCGAAGAAAAATTGGTAGAAATGTCTAACGGTTGTATTTGTTGCACATTGCGTGAAGATTTAATGATTGAGGTAGAAAAGTTAGCGGCTCAAAATAAATTCGATTATTTATTAATTGAAAGTACTGGTATAAGTGAGCCAATTCCTGTAGCGCAAACGTTTACTTTTGAAAGTGAAGATGGTAAAATAGATTTAAGTCGTTTTAGCTATATAGATACTATGGTAACCGTAGTAGATGCTTTTAATTTCTTAAAAGATTTTTCGAGTGCAGATTATCTAACAAGTAGAGAATTGACCAATATAGAAGGCGATAATAGAACTATTGTGAATTTATTGACTGACCAAATTGAGTTTGCAAACGTGATCCTTATAAATAAAATTGATTTGGTTTCTGAAGATCAATTAGAAGAATTGCGAGCAATTATTCATAAACTAAACCCAGAAGCGAGTATTATTATAACAGAAAAATCTAAGGTTGTCTTAGAAAGTGTTTTAAATACCCGTTTATTTGATTATGAAAAAGCCGAAGCTTCTGCAGGATGGATAAAAGAATTAGAAAATGATCATGTGCCAGAAACTGAAGAGTATGGAATAAGTTCTTTTGTTTATAGAAGTAAAAAACCATTTCATCCAGACCGCTTTTTAAATTATCTAAATCAACGTTTTCCTCAAAATATTATTAGAAGTAAAGGATTGTTTTGGTTAGCCTCAAGATCTAACCAAGCTTTAGTATGGAGTTCTGCCGGAGGATCTTGTAAAGCAGACAATGCAGGTGTATGGTGGGCATCTAAGTCTTTTTCTGAAAGAATTAATGCGGCTTCATTTGCAGAAAATAAAGATCAAATTGAATCTGATTGGGATCTTGTTTTTGGTGATCGGAAAATAGAATTGGTTTTCATAGGTCAACATTTAGACAAAGAAGGAATGATTAGGCAATTAAACACATGTCTACTTACAGATGAAGAATTAAAGTTGTGGAAAAATGAATTATTTACGCAAAAAGATCAATGGCCAATAGCTGTGTAA
- a CDS encoding GTP-binding protein, translating to MEAIITIVGFLGAGKTTLLKQLINSFTEKGWSPFLILNDYENANMDAQQFTKQVELKSIKALSGSCICCSGIVELRNIVNRIPQRNKGITLIEANGTSDACSLMEFLGVGINERFLPPIQISVIDVKNWQKRGEHNELELNQILVSSLFVLTHVDKTSKTRENEVIEALKKINPFAKIINIHNLDVSLLPALLPTKNKLQKIEHQKTHWSSCSVALPNLPNHNAIKEICRKIPKSILRVKGCTLIGAEKNYTYFERTPDGEAFIRPFKGIPITGSKLLTIGPGSEPQLLHKIVNSVLN from the coding sequence ATGGAAGCTATTATTACAATTGTAGGTTTTTTAGGTGCAGGAAAAACAACGTTATTAAAACAGTTAATCAATAGTTTTACAGAAAAAGGTTGGAGTCCATTTTTAATTCTGAATGATTATGAAAATGCAAATATGGATGCGCAACAGTTTACAAAACAAGTTGAATTAAAAAGTATAAAAGCACTTAGTGGTAGCTGTATTTGTTGCAGTGGTATTGTAGAACTTAGAAATATTGTAAATAGAATTCCGCAAAGAAATAAAGGCATTACTTTAATAGAAGCAAACGGAACATCAGATGCTTGTTCGTTGATGGAATTTTTGGGCGTTGGTATTAACGAACGCTTTTTACCGCCCATTCAAATATCTGTTATCGATGTTAAAAACTGGCAAAAAAGGGGAGAACATAACGAATTAGAATTAAATCAAATTCTAGTTTCTTCTTTATTTGTTTTAACACATGTAGATAAAACATCAAAAACTAGAGAAAATGAAGTGATCGAAGCATTAAAAAAAATAAACCCATTTGCAAAAATTATAAACATTCATAATTTAGATGTTTCATTACTACCAGCGCTTTTACCTACTAAAAACAAGCTTCAAAAAATAGAACATCAAAAAACACATTGGTCTTCATGTTCTGTAGCATTACCTAATTTACCAAACCATAATGCCATCAAAGAAATTTGCAGAAAAATACCTAAAAGTATTCTTCGTGTAAAAGGTTGTACTCTAATTGGTGCAGAAAAGAACTACACGTATTTTGAACGCACTCCAGATGGTGAAGCCTTTATTAGACCTTTTAAAGGAATCCCTATAACAGGTTCTAAATTATTAACAATAGGTCCAGGAAGTGAACCCCAATTATTACATAAAATTGTTAATAGTGTTCTTAATTAA
- a CDS encoding alkaline phosphatase produces MNRRKFFKNGSLISLGAALLHPFNNVANTIIDDIKNKKAKNIIIIVSDGMSIGTLNMTDLYLSRKMGTGTNWLQLYKDNKVNRALMDMASASSIVTDSAAASSSWGGGVRINNGGLNVSKNGEPHLPIWQKFKKAGKKAGCVTTVPITHATPAGFCVNSKSRNAQEEIAEIYLEQKFDVMMGGGDAYFSSEKRKDKKDMYKAFESKGYKVVKNRNEMLSAAIDKPILGVFDDNGLPYSIDQQNNKELSQQIPTLADMTKKAIDAMENHAKGFVLQVEAGRVDWAAHGNDIAGLIYDQAAHDEAIQVAMDFAEKDGETLVIITTDHGNSNPGVIYGDKANDNFDAIQKYKHSNEWILKGFGKETSISQVKERVDYANNFSLTNEEATLLLTYYSNLKTEKGLYNPKHLPFKALAEIQKKHNSVGWISMHHSADYVELAMYGPGSQLLKPFIKNTDLHYLMLEAAEVENKF; encoded by the coding sequence ATGAACAGAAGAAAGTTTTTTAAAAATGGATCGCTAATTAGTCTTGGTGCAGCTTTATTACACCCTTTTAATAATGTAGCAAATACAATTATTGATGATATTAAAAATAAAAAAGCAAAGAATATTATCATTATTGTTAGTGACGGAATGAGTATTGGAACTTTAAATATGACAGATTTATATCTGTCTAGAAAAATGGGTACTGGTACTAATTGGTTACAATTATATAAAGATAATAAAGTAAATAGAGCTTTAATGGATATGGCTTCTGCTAGTTCTATTGTTACCGATTCTGCTGCAGCAAGCTCTTCTTGGGGTGGCGGTGTTAGAATTAATAATGGTGGATTAAATGTGAGTAAAAATGGGGAACCGCACCTTCCTATTTGGCAAAAATTTAAAAAAGCAGGCAAAAAAGCGGGTTGTGTAACCACGGTACCTATTACGCATGCAACTCCTGCTGGTTTTTGTGTAAATTCTAAATCTAGAAATGCTCAAGAAGAAATTGCAGAAATATATCTAGAACAAAAGTTTGATGTGATGATGGGCGGAGGAGATGCTTATTTTTCTTCAGAAAAGAGAAAGGATAAAAAAGATATGTACAAAGCTTTTGAATCTAAAGGTTATAAAGTTGTAAAAAACAGAAACGAAATGCTTTCTGCTGCTATTGACAAGCCTATTTTAGGTGTTTTTGATGATAATGGACTTCCATATTCTATAGATCAACAAAATAACAAAGAATTATCGCAGCAAATACCAACACTTGCCGACATGACTAAAAAAGCCATTGATGCAATGGAAAATCATGCTAAAGGTTTTGTTTTACAAGTAGAAGCCGGAAGAGTAGATTGGGCTGCACATGGTAATGATATTGCAGGTCTTATATATGACCAAGCGGCGCATGATGAAGCCATACAAGTAGCCATGGATTTTGCTGAAAAAGATGGAGAAACTTTGGTTATTATTACAACAGATCATGGTAATTCTAATCCTGGAGTAATTTATGGAGACAAGGCGAATGATAATTTTGATGCTATTCAAAAATACAAACATAGTAACGAGTGGATTTTAAAAGGATTTGGAAAAGAAACGTCTATATCTCAAGTAAAAGAAAGAGTAGACTATGCTAATAATTTTAGCCTTACAAATGAGGAGGCTACACTATTATTAACGTATTATTCTAACCTAAAAACAGAAAAAGGTCTTTACAACCCTAAACATCTTCCTTTTAAAGCTTTGGCAGAAATTCAAAAAAAACACAATTCTGTAGGTTGGATAAGTATGCATCATTCTGCAGATTATGTAGAATTGGCAATGTATGGACCAGGAAGTCAACTTTTAAAACCTTTTATAAAAAACACAGACCTTCATTATTTAATGTTAGAAGCTGCAGAAGTTGAAAATAAATTTTAA
- the folE gene encoding GTP cyclohydrolase I FolE: MKNKEQIQIIGDNHFSTSIKTPLRADAFDKSDDEKIKNIEHHFKMIMQEMGLDLTDDSLSGTPYRVAKMYVKELFYGLNPANKPKLSTFKNKYGYKKMLIEHNITIDSACEHHFLPITGYANVAYIPKDKVIGLSKINRLVDYYARRPQVQERLVLQILHDLQEVLDTKDVIVSVTAKHLCVSSRGIKDQSSYTTTLEYGGCFSKTAIRNEFLKVLSDQKM; encoded by the coding sequence ATGAAGAATAAAGAACAGATTCAAATAATAGGAGACAATCATTTTTCAACAAGTATTAAAACACCGTTACGTGCTGATGCTTTTGATAAATCTGATGATGAAAAAATTAAAAATATAGAACATCATTTTAAAATGATAATGCAAGAAATGGGACTAGATTTAACGGATGATAGTTTATCTGGAACTCCTTATCGTGTTGCAAAAATGTATGTAAAAGAGTTGTTTTATGGCTTAAACCCTGCTAATAAACCAAAACTATCTACATTTAAAAATAAGTACGGTTATAAAAAAATGCTCATAGAACACAATATCACCATAGATTCTGCTTGCGAACATCATTTTCTACCAATAACAGGATATGCTAATGTGGCGTACATACCAAAAGACAAAGTAATTGGGTTGTCTAAAATTAATCGTTTAGTAGATTATTATGCACGTCGTCCGCAGGTTCAAGAAAGATTGGTACTTCAAATTCTTCATGATTTACAAGAAGTTTTAGATACAAAAGATGTTATTGTTTCGGTAACAGCAAAACACCTTTGTGTTTCTTCAAGAGGGATAAAAGACCAAAGTAGTTATACGACAACTTTAGAATACGGTGGCTGTTTTTCAAAAACCGCTATTCGAAATGAATTCTTAAAGGTATTATCAGATCAAAAAATGTAA
- a CDS encoding MerC domain-containing protein, whose amino-acid sequence MILIKQKPDSIGAIASTLCLIHCIATPFIFIAQSCAVFCFDKIPSWWGSIDYFFLVISFFAVYRSAQTTANYWIKPLLWFSWCALFLIIMNEKIAWFALSEQAIYFPAITLILLHLYNKKYCQCNTNKCCTHEE is encoded by the coding sequence ATGATATTGATAAAACAAAAACCAGACAGTATAGGTGCCATAGCAAGTACATTGTGTCTTATACATTGTATTGCTACACCTTTTATTTTTATAGCTCAAAGTTGCGCGGTATTTTGTTTCGATAAAATACCTAGTTGGTGGGGTTCTATAGACTATTTCTTTTTAGTAATTTCTTTTTTTGCTGTATATCGTTCAGCCCAGACAACTGCTAATTATTGGATAAAACCTTTATTATGGTTCAGTTGGTGTGCATTGTTTCTAATAATAATGAACGAAAAAATAGCATGGTTTGCTTTAAGTGAGCAAGCTATTTATTTTCCGGCAATTACATTGATACTATTACATCTATACAATAAAAAATATTGCCAATGCAATACAAATAAATGCTGCACTCATGAAGAATAA
- a CDS encoding Fur family transcriptional regulator gives MGILRKTKSVKILLDEFEKQATAISVITLIERLHLNMNKTTIYRILDKLEDDGFLHSFLGKNGHKWYAKCNGCSSTEHHDVHAHFQCLNCGKVDCLSTDIFIPNIPNRKVDVSQILLQGKCEECLIE, from the coding sequence ATGGGAATTTTAAGGAAAACAAAATCAGTTAAAATACTGCTTGATGAATTTGAGAAACAAGCAACAGCTATTTCTGTAATTACATTAATAGAACGTCTTCATTTAAATATGAATAAAACAACCATATATCGTATTTTAGACAAGCTAGAAGATGATGGTTTTCTTCATTCTTTTTTAGGTAAAAACGGCCATAAATGGTATGCAAAATGCAATGGTTGCTCTAGTACCGAACATCATGATGTGCATGCCCATTTTCAATGTTTAAATTGTGGAAAAGTAGATTGTTTATCGACAGATATTTTTATACCTAACATTCCTAACCGTAAAGTTGATGTGTCTCAAATATTGCTTCAAGGAAAGTGTGAAGAGTGTTTAATTGAATAA
- a CDS encoding ThuA domain-containing protein, translated as MSQFYKKINYLLIIVCLPFCLNAQSVLYVYGDVSADGKIPSGEQEPFHQMRLNDTGILGMSQFLEALEEVGLDVKEAYDQELILNSKTLKTVDVLILASNQRVFSKEEAEAVSVWVKKGGGLVVWSDSGFGGEYKLVGVDNPTGRISDNSVTEQFGMHFLTDNGAGNYLVQNYTEDHFLNNFNKNGGIRFRGEGVSFIRISKPAKMLANAQEGGLGGKLIVNDNDGVFNPKTDASLAISTIGEGRVIGLFDRNLFWNAGAGTRLSHSDNREFTQRLMLFAAGITDSKRIPVQTSKNSKEINTPPTIEISQKLSKDGKSLSIVTVITDNDADGIDAEISWKQVKGPSDVIFENNNPNTLTPTIELPEKGMYRFEASITDGEFDFRRSIEVIRK; from the coding sequence ATGAGTCAGTTTTATAAAAAAATTAATTATTTATTAATTATCGTTTGTTTACCATTTTGTTTAAATGCCCAGTCTGTATTGTATGTTTATGGAGACGTTTCTGCAGATGGAAAAATTCCTTCTGGAGAACAAGAACCTTTTCATCAAATGAGATTGAATGATACTGGTATCTTGGGTATGAGTCAATTTTTAGAAGCATTAGAAGAAGTTGGTCTAGATGTAAAGGAAGCTTATGATCAGGAGTTAATCTTGAATTCAAAAACGTTAAAAACAGTTGATGTTTTAATTTTAGCGTCTAACCAACGTGTGTTTTCTAAAGAAGAGGCAGAAGCGGTAAGTGTTTGGGTTAAAAAAGGTGGTGGTTTAGTTGTTTGGTCAGACAGTGGTTTTGGTGGAGAATATAAACTTGTTGGAGTTGATAACCCAACGGGTAGAATTTCTGATAATAGTGTAACGGAACAATTTGGAATGCATTTTTTAACGGATAATGGTGCTGGAAATTACTTGGTACAGAATTATACTGAAGATCATTTTTTAAACAATTTTAATAAAAATGGTGGAATTCGTTTTAGAGGTGAAGGAGTTAGTTTTATTAGAATCTCTAAACCTGCTAAAATGTTAGCGAATGCACAAGAGGGTGGTTTAGGAGGAAAACTAATAGTAAATGATAATGATGGTGTCTTTAATCCTAAAACAGATGCTTCTTTAGCTATTTCTACAATAGGTGAGGGAAGAGTTATTGGTTTATTTGATCGTAATTTATTTTGGAATGCAGGAGCAGGTACTAGATTAAGTCATTCTGATAACAGAGAATTTACACAAAGATTAATGTTGTTTGCTGCCGGAATTACAGATTCAAAACGTATTCCTGTTCAAACTTCAAAAAATTCAAAAGAAATAAATACGCCTCCCACTATAGAAATTTCTCAAAAATTATCTAAAGATGGAAAATCATTAAGTATTGTAACTGTAATTACAGATAATGATGCTGATGGAATTGATGCTGAAATTAGTTGGAAGCAAGTAAAAGGACCTTCTGATGTTATTTTTGAAAACAATAATCCAAATACATTAACGCCAACAATTGAATTACCTGAAAAAGGAATGTATCGTTTTGAGGCTTCAATTACAGATGGAGAATTTGATTTTAGACGTAGCATAGAAGTTATAAGAAAATAG